GGGATAAAATAAAAAACATCTTAGACGAATTTAGAAAGAGGGCAAAACAAGAACCATTACCAGAGGACTGGTATCCATTGAATGTTGTTTGTGAGAAGTGTGGCAAGTTGAATATAACAAAAATCATAAGTTATAACAAAGAAGAGCAAACAGTAACATACAAATGCAGTTGTGGGCATGAAAATACAGTTAAACCATTTAAAGGAAGAGCAAAACTCCCATGGAGAGTGGATTGGCCAGCAAGGTGGAGTATATTTGGGGTTGTTGTTGAGCCAATGGGTAAAGATCACGCAGCGGCTGGAGGTTCTTACGATACTGGTGTGAGAATAGCGAGGGAAGTATTCAACTATATCCCACCAGAGAAAGTTGTTTATGAGTGGATACAGTTGAAGGTTGGAGATGTTGTTAAACCAATGTCATCCTCATCAGGAGTGGTGTTTGCTGTTAAAGATTGGGAAAAAATTGCACATCCAGAAATTTTGAGGTATTTAATGCTTAGGAGTAAACCAGCAAAACACATTGACTTTGATTTGAAGAAGATACCAGATTTAGTTGATAACTATGATAATTTGGAGAGATTCTACTTTGAAAATAGAGATAGAGATGATTTAAATGAAAACGACATTGAAAAATTGAGGATGTATGAACTCTCCACCCCAAGAATCCCAGAAAAAATGCCTTTACAAGTGCCATATAGGTTCTGCTCCATCATTGCTCAACTCGCTATGAAAGATGATAAGTTGGATATGGACAAGGTGTTTGAGATATTAAAGAGGAATAACTATGATTTGGACAACATCACCGAATATGACATAGAAAGGTTAAAAGATAGGTTGATGATGGCGAGAAATTGGGCATTGGAGTACGGAGAGAAGTTGGTTATAATTAGTGAGGAAGAGGCAAAGAAAATATACAATGAATTGGATGACAAACAAAAAGAATGGATTAAATACTTTGGAGAAAAAATTAAAGATATCGAATTTGATGCCTTAAACATACATGAACTTATTTATGAGACAGCAAAAGAAGTTGGATTGGAGCCAAAGAAGGCATTCTTAGCGTCCTATAAAATATTATTAGGAAAGAGATACGGGCCTAAATTGGGAAGTTTCTTAGCGACTCTTGGTAGAGAGTTCGTTGTTAAGAGATACGGTATGTTTAAATAAATCTTTTCTTTTTTTTCTTTTGGATAATTATATAAATTCAAAAAACTATAATCAAAATCAATAGATCTTTTAATTTATCTAATGGTGATTTGATGATTGAAGTTATTGTATATGAGGAACTTAGAGGAAACAAAAAAGATGTTGTTGAGGAGGAATTTGAAAAAGCAATTAATGAATTAAAAGAAAAATACAATGCTAAACTTTTGTCTATTGAGAATGAGGAAGAAGGTAATTTATACACTAAGGTTGGAGAGTTGGAGATAAAGTTTGAGTCATTTTTGGATTATATAGATTTTTGCTTAAAGCATGGTGCTGATGTTGAGGTAATATCTCCCCCAAAATTAAAGATGGATTCAAAAGAGTTTGGTAATGCTATCGCTCACATCATCCAATTCTTTAGCAATTTCTGCAAAAAATACAACGTTGGATTTAATGTTGTTGTGAGGGAGGAAAAAGATATAGATATTGATAAATATAGAGAAGGTATTTATGATGAAGATGACATACATGAGTTACAAGAGGAAGGATATTTAAGAGTAAAGGCAGTATTTGAGGTTGAGGGAAAATCAGAAGAAGTTGTAATAAAAAATATTATCCTATCCTTAGACAACAATATCCACATAAATAAGATTATAACTAAAGTATTGGAGGATAGGGCAGAGGGATTTCATGGATTGGTAGCAGTTGATATGCTCTGCAAACCTTTTGAGATAGTAGAGATAGCATATAAGTTCTTACCTGTTGCAGTAGTTATTGAAGGAGATAAAGAAATTGAATTGGATATTTCAGAATTGCAAGATATCGGGAATGAGTTGTCTGGAGCAGTGTTTGAACTAAGCCATGCGGTAAAATTGCGGAGATAATTGATGATGTTTAGTAAAAAGATAAGGATAAGTTAAAAATAATATTATAATGAGGTGATAACAAATGCATCCATCTTTAAAGTATATGAGAACAGATAGATTACCACACATATTTTGCTCAGGATGTGGAAACGGGATTGTAATAAACTGCTTTTTAAATGCCATTGAAAAACTCAACATAAAGCCAGAAGATTACATTGCAGTTTCAGGAATTGGTTGTTCTTCAAGAATTCCAGGTTATTTGTATTGTGACTCTTTGCACACAACACACGGAAGACCTATTGCATTTGCTTTAGGTATAAAGGTAGCAAGACCAGACAAAAAGATTGTTGTATTCACAGGAGATGGAGATTTAGCAGCAATAGGAGGAAATCACTTCATCCATGGGTGTAGGAGAAATATAGACATGACAGTCATCTGTATTAACAACAACATATATGGGATGACTGGAGGGCAGTGTTCACCAACAACACCACACAAGAAGAAAGCAACAACAGCACCTTATGGAAACCCAGAAAATCCAATGGACTTATGTAAATTGGCTGAAGCAGCAGGGGCAACTTACGTAGCAAGATGGACAACAGCCCATCCAATACAATTAGTAAACGCAATAAAGAAAGCACTTCAAAAGAAAGGCTTTTCATTTATTGAGGTTGTTTCCCAATGTCCAACATACTATGGAAGATTTAATGTATCAAGAAAACCAGCTGAAATGATGAAATTCCTAAAAGAAAGCTCTATCACCATCAACAGAGCAAAAGATATGTCAGAGGAAGAGTTGAACGGAAAAATCATTGTTGGGGAGTTTGTGGATATTGAAAAACCAGAATTTATCGAAGAATTGAAAAAACTTCAACAAGAATAAGAGGCATTACCGAGCGTAGCGAGTATAGTTGTGTGCGAATTTTTTAAAGGTTGTTTAAACTACGGTTAATTTTAATATTGGGCATTTAATTATGTAAGTAATGTATTGTTATCAATGAAAACCACAACCAACTTAAAATTTTAACTTAAATTTTTAAAACTTATATTTCAAAATTTATGGCATAATGATGTAATAAAGGAGGGCAAACATGAGAAAAGAAATAAGGTTGTCCGGATTTGGTGGGCAAGGGATTATATTGGCAGGAGTTATCTTAGGAAGAGCAGCATCTTTATATGATGGAAAAGAGGCAGTTCAGACACAATCCTACGGTCCAGAGGCAAGAGGAGGAGCAAGTAAATCAGAGGTAGTTATTGATGATAAGCCAATTGACTTCCCAAAGGTTATAAAACCAGATATTCTGGTCTGTATGTCCCAGCCAGCATTTGATAAATATGTTAATGATGTAAAGGAAAATGGATTTTTACTTATTGATGAGGATTTAGTTTCAGCAGTGGATGTTCCAAATGTAAACCTATACAAGATTCCATTTACAAGAATTGCAAATGAAGAAGTTGGTTTGGGAATTGTGGCAAATATTGTGATGTTAGGGGCTTTAACAAGAATCACTGGTATTGTTTCAAAAGAGAGTATGGAAAAAGCAATCTTAGATAGTGTTCCAAAAGGAACTGAAGAAAAGAACTTATTAGCATTTAATAAGGGTTATGAATACGCTGGAAAATTTAATGGCAAAACCAAAGGTTTTGCCGTATAGATAATTGAACAAAAAAAATAAATGTGGGATATTATGTTCATGAGAGAAATTGAGTTGAGAGGGCATATAATAGATAGCTTAATCCTTCCAAAGGTATTTGACAAAATTTTGGATTTAGGTGGGGACTATAAGGTTTTAGAATTTGAGATTGGAAAGAGGAAGACGGATCCATCTTACGCAAAGATATTGGTTATTGGAAGAGATGAAGAACATGTTGATGAGATTTTAATGGAACTTAGGGACATTGGGGCAGAGATTCCAGAGATTGAAGAAGTTGAGTTGAAAGAAGCAGAGAGAGATATGGTTTTGCCTGATGGCTTCTATTCAACAACCAACCACCCAACATTCATAAGGTATAAAGGAGAGTGGATCGAAGTAGAGAATCCAAAAATGGACGGAGTTATTGTTGTTTATCCAGAGGAAAAGAGGGCAGAGGTTAAAACAATAAGGAAAGTTAAGAAAGGGGACTTAATTGTTGTTGGGCATAAGGGAATTAGAGTCATCCCACCAGAAAAACCAAGGGAAAAAGGAGAATTATTTGAATTTATGAAATCAGAGGCCTCTTCCGAAAAACCAAAAGAAACAATAATAAGAAAAATAGCGAAGGAAATGTATGCAATAAGAGAAGAGTATAGAAAGACAGGAAAAGGGGGTATTGTAGTCGTTGGGGGGCCAGCAATAGTGCACACAGGAGCTGGGGAGGCATTGGCTAAGTTAATAAGGATGGGTTATGTTCAGGCATTATTTAGTGGAAACGCACTTGCTACACATGATATTGAGTGGGCATTATATGGAACTTCACTCGGCGTTAATATAGAAACTGGAAAACCCGTCTCAGGAGGGCATAGGCATCATTTGTATGCAATAAATACCATAATGAAGGCAGGAAGTATAAAGGCAGCAGTAGAAAAAGGGATATTGAAGAAAGGAATTATGTATGAATGCATAAAGAATAATGTTCCATACGTATTGGCTGGAAGTATTAGGGATGATGGGCCTTTACCAGATGTCATAACAGATGTTGTTGAAGCACAAGATAAAATGAGAGAGATGCTAAAAGGTAAAAAAATGGTTTTAATGCTTTCGACAATGCTACACTCAATAGCAACAGGTAATTTGCTCCCATCTTATGTAAAAACCATCTGCGTTGACATAAACCCAGCAACAGTTACAAAATTGATGGATAGGGGAACTTCCCAAGCTATTGGAGTAGTTACTGATGTTGGTGTATTCTTACCTATGCT
The sequence above is a segment of the Methanotorris igneus Kol 5 genome. Coding sequences within it:
- the lysS gene encoding lysine--tRNA ligase; the encoded protein is MHWADVIAEKVIKKRDVDKYVVACGITPSGHIHIGNARETLTADAIYKGLLNKGVDAELIFIADTYDPLRKVYPFLPESYAEYVGMPISEIPCPEGCCKSYAEHFLTPFLESLDDLGIELTTYRADENYKKGIYDEKIKIVLENRDKIKNILDEFRKRAKQEPLPEDWYPLNVVCEKCGKLNITKIISYNKEEQTVTYKCSCGHENTVKPFKGRAKLPWRVDWPARWSIFGVVVEPMGKDHAAAGGSYDTGVRIAREVFNYIPPEKVVYEWIQLKVGDVVKPMSSSSGVVFAVKDWEKIAHPEILRYLMLRSKPAKHIDFDLKKIPDLVDNYDNLERFYFENRDRDDLNENDIEKLRMYELSTPRIPEKMPLQVPYRFCSIIAQLAMKDDKLDMDKVFEILKRNNYDLDNITEYDIERLKDRLMMARNWALEYGEKLVIISEEEAKKIYNELDDKQKEWIKYFGEKIKDIEFDALNIHELIYETAKEVGLEPKKAFLASYKILLGKRYGPKLGSFLATLGREFVVKRYGMFK
- a CDS encoding 2-oxoacid:ferredoxin oxidoreductase subunit beta, yielding MHPSLKYMRTDRLPHIFCSGCGNGIVINCFLNAIEKLNIKPEDYIAVSGIGCSSRIPGYLYCDSLHTTHGRPIAFALGIKVARPDKKIVVFTGDGDLAAIGGNHFIHGCRRNIDMTVICINNNIYGMTGGQCSPTTPHKKKATTAPYGNPENPMDLCKLAEAAGATYVARWTTAHPIQLVNAIKKALQKKGFSFIEVVSQCPTYYGRFNVSRKPAEMMKFLKESSITINRAKDMSEEELNGKIIVGEFVDIEKPEFIEELKKLQQE
- a CDS encoding 2-oxoacid:ferredoxin oxidoreductase subunit gamma, which gives rise to MRKEIRLSGFGGQGIILAGVILGRAASLYDGKEAVQTQSYGPEARGGASKSEVVIDDKPIDFPKVIKPDILVCMSQPAFDKYVNDVKENGFLLIDEDLVSAVDVPNVNLYKIPFTRIANEEVGLGIVANIVMLGALTRITGIVSKESMEKAILDSVPKGTEEKNLLAFNKGYEYAGKFNGKTKGFAV
- a CDS encoding ornithine cyclodeaminase, giving the protein MFMREIELRGHIIDSLILPKVFDKILDLGGDYKVLEFEIGKRKTDPSYAKILVIGRDEEHVDEILMELRDIGAEIPEIEEVELKEAERDMVLPDGFYSTTNHPTFIRYKGEWIEVENPKMDGVIVVYPEEKRAEVKTIRKVKKGDLIVVGHKGIRVIPPEKPREKGELFEFMKSEASSEKPKETIIRKIAKEMYAIREEYRKTGKGGIVVVGGPAIVHTGAGEALAKLIRMGYVQALFSGNALATHDIEWALYGTSLGVNIETGKPVSGGHRHHLYAINTIMKAGSIKAAVEKGILKKGIMYECIKNNVPYVLAGSIRDDGPLPDVITDVVEAQDKMREMLKGKKMVLMLSTMLHSIATGNLLPSYVKTICVDINPATVTKLMDRGTSQAIGVVTDVGVFLPMLVEELERLEKENKKKNNEK